The proteins below are encoded in one region of Purpureocillium takamizusanense chromosome 11, complete sequence:
- a CDS encoding uncharacterized protein (EggNog:ENOG503P667) encodes MPPPKPNKAAAAPGNGNILSFFRPVSLSQQQQPPPQTPPRASSSSHLPALSSPSPLPSPSPLGVRSRSATTTPAARRRLQRKEIAASDDGSEYGASSSDDSLEDLSVLLGGTARRATPMQQRTGQDPFATPRAKRTAVEFHSSPLAIIPKHKFDIKALAKDARKDSATMASSLASKMAVEESRQRAAREAAAAKAEPSEDVVAGVVAEEGGHDAHKVLRAVQRSDPGQAQLRYCFFDQEPAAPSPRPVPREGKKGPWRLLTQGSIKVREQHLVSGVPQMVVRKLNDLPDALFQWLLDDMCTQQSVIIRQECLHMISDCREQIERLLTPERLQHLFIRLGAAEDITSEDAEFPVSNPANEPYQDRDWSCLKTFLQLLWGVATHLSVPAVQYAAKTLLRMSMDRLLICSIDLLDAYQCAVQALVNAIPRSSWDSFVRALNPPAPTGPTSCNADWYSARKQARSYPPASRPRAYGRTRFCAYPSAIAGRTT; translated from the coding sequence ATGCCGCCCCCGAAGCCCAACaaggcggccgctgcgccgggGAACGGCAACATCCTCAGCTTCTTCAGGCCCGTCTCGctgtcgcagcagcagcaaccccCGCCGCAGacaccgccgcgggcgtcctcctcctcgcacCTCCCGGCGCTGTCGTCCCCGTCTCCGCTCCCGTCACCCTCCCCGCTCGGCGTCAGGAGCCGAagcgccacgacgacgcccgccgcgcgacggcggctgcagcgtAAGGAGATTGCGGCATCCGACGACGGGAGCGAGTACGgggcgtcctcctcggacGACTCGCTGGAGGACCTGTCTGTGCTGCTTGGCGGCACCGCTCGGCGGGCCACGCCGATGCAGCAGAGGACGGGCCAGGATCCCTTCGCGACGCCTAGGGCCAAGAGGACGGCCGTGGAGTTTCACTCGAGCCCGCTTGCCATCATACCAAAGCACAAGTTCGACATCAAGGCACTGGCCAAGGACGCGCGCAAGGACAGTGCCACTATGGCGAGCTCGCTCGCGAGCAAAATGGCCGTCGAGGAGTCAAGGCAACGAGCtgcgagggaggcggcggcggccaaggcggagcCGTCggaggatgtcgtcgccggcgtcgtcgcggaagagggcggccacgacgcgcACAAAGTCCTGCGGGCTGTGCAGCGGTCGGACCCCGGCCAGGCTCAGCTGCGGTACTGCTTCTTCGACCaggagcccgccgcgccgtcgcccaggccggTGCCCCGTGAGGGCAAGAAGGGACCCTGGCGGCTGTTGACACAGGGCAGCATCAAGGTCCGCGAGCAGCATCTCGTGTCCGGCGTGCCGCAGATGGTTGTGCGTAAGCTCAACGACCTGCCGGACGCCCTTTTCCAATGGCTCCTGGACGACATGTGCACCCAACAGTCTGTAATTATCCGACAGGAATGCCTCCACATGATATCGGACTGTCGCGAGCAGATTGAGCGGCTGCTCACGCCGGAGCGGTTGCAGCATCTGTTTATTCGGCTGGGCGCGGCCGAAGACATCACCAGCGAGGACGCCGAGTTTCCAGTGTCCAACCCGGCCAACGAACCATATCAGGACCGCGACTGGTCGTGTCTGAAGACGTTTCTTCAACTACTGTGGGGCGTAGCCACTCACCTATCCGTCCCGGCTGTCCAATATGCAGCCAAGACGCTGCTGCGAATGTCCATGGACAGGCTCCTGATTTGCAGCATCGACTTGTTGGATGCGTACCAGTGCGCGGTCCAGGCTCTTGTCAATGCCATCCCAAGATCGTCGTGGGATTCCTTCGTACGTGCTCTTaacccccccgcccccaccGGCCCAACCTCGTGCAACGCTGACTGGTACAGTGCTCGGAAGCAAGCTCGGTCCTATCCGCCGGCATCAAGGCCCAGAGCATACGGGCGGACTCGCTTCTGTGCCTACCCATCAGCGATCGCAGGACGCACGACTTGA
- the VMA4 gene encoding V-ATPase V1 sector subunit E (BUSCO:EOG09264OML~EggNog:ENOG503NXSD~COG:C) produces the protein MSQHALSDQQVDNELRKMTAFIKQEAMEKAREIEIKANEEFEIEKSKLVRQETDAIDSQYEKKFKQATMSQQITRSTVANKTRLKVLGARQELLDNIFEAAEKQLADGAKDKAKYQKVLKGLILEGFYAMNEPKLELRARKKDYDVVKKASEQAAQEYKKETGKDVEGAIHEAHPLPEGSAGGVVIIGGNGKIDIDNTFETRLELLKDSAAPAVRQSLFGKNPNRKFFD, from the exons ATGTCGCAACACGCATTGTCCGACCAACAG GTCGACAATGAGCTCCGCAAGATGACGGCCTTCATCAAGCAGGAGGCCATGGAAAAGGCCCGCGAGATCGAGATCAAGGCCAACGAGGAGTTTGAGATTGAAAAGTCGAAGCTCGTGCGCCAGGAGACGGACGCCATCGACTCGCAGTACGAGAAGAAGTTCAAGCAGGCCACCATGTCGCAGCAAATCACGCGCTCCACCGTCGCCAACAAGACGCGGCTCAAGGTGCTCGGCGCCCgccaggagctgctcgacaacATAttcgaggccgccgagaagcagctcgccgacggcgccaaggacaaggccaagtACCAAAAGGTTCTCAAGGGCCTCATCCTCGAGGGCTTCTACGCCATGAACGAGCccaagctggagctgcgcgcccgcaAGAAGGACTACGACGTGGTCAAGAAGGCATCCGAGCAGGCGGCCCAGGAGTACAAGaaggagacgggcaaggatgtcgagggcgccatcCACGAGGCGCATCCCCTACCCGAAGGCTC GGCcggaggcgtcgtcatcattgGCGGCAATGGCAAGATTGACATTGACAACACGTTCGAGACGCggctggagctgctcaaggactCGGCCGCCCCCGCGGTGCGCCAGTCGCTGTTTGGAAAGAACCCGAACCGCAAGTTCTTCGACTAG
- a CDS encoding uncharacterized protein (EggNog:ENOG503NWA1~COG:U~TransMembrane:9 (o12-33i59-79o85-105i112-132o152-170i191-208o228-248i260-280o286-308i)) gives MGPFSGISPGGSIALGIIVGLISTSVQSLGLTLQRKSHILEDEKGPHDARRPPYRRRRWQLGMGMFIIANLLGSTVQISTLPLPVLSTLQAAGLVFNSICATLILSEPFTRWSLCGTVLVTSGAILIAIFGAIPSPAHNLDELLELLARKPFVAWMILQALFVVGTAILIDVINRTSSISHNSRFRLARGITYGVISGDLSAHALLFAKSAVELVIKTVGGNNQFSHWESWAIVLALVALALCQLYYLHRGLKLVSTSVLYPLVFCVYNIIAILDGLIYFNQTSLISALRACLIALGTVILLSGVLALSWRLSDEQHAPGVGQSTLAPGLGLVEDTEGEEESLLGSEEAAVEEEVPTYQTFPDVNGETSPLTPTRKKTFRWAERAEIWGELEDQEEPTTPVGRLRSITLPGRTESTPLLSSARRSVSGAIGGRDDGSGPNSEVNPRKLGRRRRKSTGFPGLVARRNVRRRDSSGPGSGLGPGSIRDLLSLSWWTQRGSRASVSSAGAPGSPSQPRPSSSDPDDGQPESGGDRGRGDSAV, from the exons atgGGACCATTCAGCGGCATCTCCCCCGGCGGGAGCATAGCT CTGGGAATCATCGTCGGCCTGATATCGACGAGCGTCCAGAGCCTCGGCCTGACGCTCCAGCGAAAATCGCACATTCTCGAAGATGAAAAGGGCCCGCACgatgcgcggcgcccgccgtATCGGAGACGCAGATGGCagctgggcatgggcatgttcatcatcgccaaccTGCTGGGCAGCACGGTGCAGATCTCGACGCTCCCGCTGCCGGTGCTGTCGACGCTAcaggcggccggcctggtCTTCAACTCGATCTGCGCAACCCTGATACTGAGCGAGCCCTTCACGCGGTGGTCGCTCTGCGGCACCGTCCTCGTCACGAGCGGCGCCATCCTCATTGCGATATTCGGCGCCATCCCATCCCCGGCCCACAAtctggacgagctgctggagctgctcgcccgcaagCCGTTTGTCGCCTGGATGATCTTGCAGGcactcttcgtcgtcggcactgCCATTTTGATAGACGTCATAAACCGAACCTCCAGCATATCACATAATTCTCGCTTCCGCTTGGCCCGCGGCATCACGTACGGGGTCATCAGCGGCGACCTGTCGGCCCATGCCCTGCTCTTCGCCAAgtcggccgtcgagctggtGATCAAGACGGTCGGGGGCAACAACCAGTTTTCCCACTGGGAGTCGTGGGCCATCGTCctggcgctcgtcgccctcgcgctgTGCCAGCTCTACTACCTACACCGCGGTCTGAAGCTCGTGTCTACCTCGGTTCTATACCCGCTCGTGTTTTGCGTTTACAACATCATCGCCATTTTGGACGGGTTGATATACTTTAACCAGACGAGCCTCatctcggcgctgcgcgCCTGCCTCATCGCGCTCGGAACCGTCATCTTGCTATCGGGCGTGCTGGCGCTGTCATGGCGGCTTAGCGACGAGCAACACGCGCCCGGCGTTGGCCAGTCGACACTGGCCCCTGGGCTAGGCCTCGTTGAGGATACAGAGGGCGAAGAGGAGTCCCTCTTGGGGtccgaggaggcggcggtcgaaGAAGAGGTCCCCACGTACCAAACGTTCCCAGACGTCAACGGcgagacgtcgccgctcACGCCGACGCGCAAGAAGACTTTCCGCTGGGCAGAGCGGGCCGAGATCTGGGGCGAGCTAGAGGATCAGGAGGAGCCAACCACACCGGTGGGCAGGCTGCGCTCCATTACGCTCCCGGGGCGGACGGAGTCTACACCGCTACTCTCCTCGGCTCGGAGGTCTGTGAGCGGCGCCattggcggccgcgacgacggcagcggtcCGAACAGTGAGGTGAACCCTCGCAAGCTTGGTCGCCGGCGGAGGAAAAGCACAGGCTTCCCCGGTCTCGTGGCGAGGCGCAATGTGCGGAGAAGGGACTCGTCCGGTCCGGGCTCCGGTCTCGGGCCCGGCTCCATACGAGACTTGCTCTCGCTGAGCTGGTGGACGCAacgcggcagccgcgcctcggtgagcagcgccggcgcgccgggcagtccctcgcagccgcggccctcgagcagcgacccagacgacggccagccagagagcggcggcgacagggggcgcggcgactcGGCTGTATGA
- a CDS encoding uncharacterized protein (EggNog:ENOG503P667), producing the protein MPPPKPNKAAAAPGNGNILSFFRPVSLSQQQQPPPQTPPRASSSSHLPALSSPSPLPSPSPLGVRSRSATTTPAARRRLQRKEIAASDDGSEYGASSSDDSLEDLSVLLGGTARRATPMQQRTGQDPFATPRAKRTAVEFHSSPLAIIPKHKFDIKALAKDARKDSATMASSLASKMAVEESRQRAAREAAAAKAEPSEDVVAGVVAEEGGHDAHKVLRAVQRSDPGQAQLRYCFFDQEPAAPSPRPVPREGKKGPWRLLTQGSIKVREQHLVSGVPQMVVRKLNDLPDALFQWLLDDMCTQQSVIIRQECLHMISDCREQIERLLTPERLQHLFIRLGAAEDITSEDAEFPVSNPANEPYQDRDWSCLKTFLQLLWGVATHLSVPAVQYAAKTLLRMSMDRLLICSIDLLDAYQCAVQALVNAIPRSSWDSFCSEASSVLSAGIKAQSIRADSLLCLPISDRRTHDLRRRLAVAFLFQDETLGRHSAEDVVTLRTMIDLVGGPDFAITPKTDFAELKAKIVLLDVAVDDGSVGTWDDREDEKRFNDDVDELAAKLREIWRKINDSGMKLARTETKSVVEWVQQRLLTTVRTKRKAKKSVFDLPGESDAADLPRQQDYMKKFLQR; encoded by the exons ATGCCGCCCCCGAAGCCCAACaaggcggccgctgcgccgggGAACGGCAACATCCTCAGCTTCTTCAGGCCCGTCTCGctgtcgcagcagcagcaaccccCGCCGCAGacaccgccgcgggcgtcctcctcctcgcacCTCCCGGCGCTGTCGTCCCCGTCTCCGCTCCCGTCACCCTCCCCGCTCGGCGTCAGGAGCCGAagcgccacgacgacgcccgccgcgcgacggcggctgcagcgtAAGGAGATTGCGGCATCCGACGACGGGAGCGAGTACGgggcgtcctcctcggacGACTCGCTGGAGGACCTGTCTGTGCTGCTTGGCGGCACCGCTCGGCGGGCCACGCCGATGCAGCAGAGGACGGGCCAGGATCCCTTCGCGACGCCTAGGGCCAAGAGGACGGCCGTGGAGTTTCACTCGAGCCCGCTTGCCATCATACCAAAGCACAAGTTCGACATCAAGGCACTGGCCAAGGACGCGCGCAAGGACAGTGCCACTATGGCGAGCTCGCTCGCGAGCAAAATGGCCGTCGAGGAGTCAAGGCAACGAGCtgcgagggaggcggcggcggccaaggcggagcCGTCggaggatgtcgtcgccggcgtcgtcgcggaagagggcggccacgacgcgcACAAAGTCCTGCGGGCTGTGCAGCGGTCGGACCCCGGCCAGGCTCAGCTGCGGTACTGCTTCTTCGACCaggagcccgccgcgccgtcgcccaggccggTGCCCCGTGAGGGCAAGAAGGGACCCTGGCGGCTGTTGACACAGGGCAGCATCAAGGTCCGCGAGCAGCATCTCGTGTCCGGCGTGCCGCAGATGGTTGTGCGTAAGCTCAACGACCTGCCGGACGCCCTTTTCCAATGGCTCCTGGACGACATGTGCACCCAACAGTCTGTAATTATCCGACAGGAATGCCTCCACATGATATCGGACTGTCGCGAGCAGATTGAGCGGCTGCTCACGCCGGAGCGGTTGCAGCATCTGTTTATTCGGCTGGGCGCGGCCGAAGACATCACCAGCGAGGACGCCGAGTTTCCAGTGTCCAACCCGGCCAACGAACCATATCAGGACCGCGACTGGTCGTGTCTGAAGACGTTTCTTCAACTACTGTGGGGCGTAGCCACTCACCTATCCGTCCCGGCTGTCCAATATGCAGCCAAGACGCTGCTGCGAATGTCCATGGACAGGCTCCTGATTTGCAGCATCGACTTGTTGGATGCGTACCAGTGCGCGGTCCAGGCTCTTGTCAATGCCATCCCAAGATCGTCGTGGGATTCCTTC TGCTCGGAAGCAAGCTCGGTCCTATCCGCCGGCATCAAGGCCCAGAGCATACGGGCGGACTCGCTTCTGTGCCTACCCATCAGCGATCGCAGGACGCACGACTTGAGGAGGCGGCTAGCAGTCGCGTTCCTCTTCCAAGACGAGACCCTCGGCCGGCACAGCGCCGAGGATGTCGTCACCCTCCGGACCATGATCgatctcgtcggcgggcccgACTTTGCCATCACCCCCAAGACCGACTTtgccgagctcaaggccaaaATCGTCCTCCTGGAtgtggccgtcgacgacgggtccGTCGGCACCTGGGATGACCGCGAGGACGAAAAGAGgttcaacgacgacgtcgacgagctggctgcCAAGCTGCGGGAGATTTGGCGCAAGATCAACGACTCGGGCATGAAGCTGGCGCGCACCGAGACCAagagcgtcgtcgagtgggtgcagcagcggctgctgaCCACAGTCCGCACCAAGAgaaaggccaagaagagcgTCTTCGACCTGCCGGGCGAGTCTGACGCCGCGGAcctgccgcggcagcaggacTACATGAAGAAGTTTCTACAGAGATAG